The Narcine bancroftii isolate sNarBan1 chromosome 11, sNarBan1.hap1, whole genome shotgun sequence genome has a window encoding:
- the LOC138745559 gene encoding zinc finger CCCH domain-containing protein 10-like, whose product MPEKDPVFSGAAGSSPDICRDFLRHVCKRGRRCKFHHPETTEASEPGSSADEHAAAEVPACRDHLTGDCQRGAKCRFRHGEVHEPTPRRFDPADESASWAAKRRRLESLRFDLYDYGAPRPFPVDYHYLEEENLMLRKRVEELKKQASNLMATNEILLEQNALYRHQPKVVTLASSVAEPSLAPPTVAAVTAYNHTVVQTHNSLSSQPRQELVAPAGGAPPPPGPHLTPELALAQTIAQSMATPASMAPVTVSLTQAMPGITVSHATTPMVSYAIASQSMRITPMPH is encoded by the coding sequence ATGCCGGAGAAGGACCCGGTGTTCAGTGGGGCCGCGGGCAGCTCGCCCGACATCTGCCGGGATTTCCTCCGTCATGTCTGCAAGCGGGGACGGCGCTGCAAGTTCCACCATCCAGAGACCACTGAGGCATCCGAGCCAGGCTCCTCGGCCGACGAGCATGCCGCTGCCGAGGTGCCTGCCTGCCGCGACCACCTGACCGGTGACTGCCAGCGCGGGGCCAAGTGCAGGTTCCGCCATGGGGAGGTCCACGAGCCGACGCCCCGCCGCTTTGACCCTGCTGACGAGAGTGCCAGCTGGGCGGCCAAGAGGCGGCGGCTGGAGAGCTTGCGCTTTGACCTGTATGATTATGGCGCGCCGCGGCCCTTCCCGGTGGACTACCACTACCTAGAGGAGGAAAACCTGATGCTGCGCAAGAGGGTGGAGGAGCTGAAGAAACAGGCGTCCAACCTGATGGCCACCAACGAGATCCTGCTGGAGCAGAACGCCCTGTACCGCCACCAGCCCAAGGTGGTGACGCTCGCCAGCAGCGTGGCCGAGCCGTCCCTGGCGCCTCCCACAGTGGCGGCTGTCACCGCCTACAACCACACCGTTGTGCAGACCCACAACTCGCTGAGCAGCCAGCCCCGGCAGGAGCTTGTGGCGCCAGCCGGTGGAGCCCCTCCACCCCCTGGGCCCCACCTGACCCCTGAACTGGCCCTGGCGCAGACCATTGCCCAGAGCATGGCCACGCCCGCATCCATGGCTCCTGTCACCGTCTCCCTCACGCAGGCTATGCCAGGCATCACTGTGAGCCACGCCACCACCCCAATGGTCAGCTATGCCATCGCGTCGCAGAGCATGAGAATAACGCCGATGCCCCACTGA